Proteins encoded together in one Impatiens glandulifera chromosome 1, dImpGla2.1, whole genome shotgun sequence window:
- the LOC124921824 gene encoding basic form of pathogenesis-related protein 1-like, producing MGLYHLSLALVVTFMAMSMLPQLSTAQNSPQDYVEAHNAARAQVGVGPIAWDENVAAFARSYASQRAGDCNLMHSGGPYGENLAKGFPNFTGRDAVNMWIEEKPFYDYDSNTCVGGECLHYTQVVWRDSVRLGCVRVQCSDGSWFVTCNYDPRGNFIGERPY from the coding sequence ATGGGGCTTTACCATCTCTCACTAGCATTAGTTGTGACATTCATGGCCATGTCAATGCTTCCTCAACTCTCAACTGCCCAAAACTCCCCCCAAGACTATGTTGAGGCCCACAATGCTGCCCGGGCTCAGGTGGGAGTCGGGCCCATCGCTTGGGATGAAAACGTAGCCGCATTTGCTAGAAGTTACGCCAGCCAGAGAGCTGGGGACTGTAATCTCATGCACTCAGGCGGACCATATGGCGAAAACCTTGCAAAGGGTTTCCCGAACTTCACGGGGAGAGATGCTGTGAATATGTGGATCGAGGAGAAACCTTTCTACGACTATGACTCAAACACATGTGTCGGAGGTGAATGCTTACACTATACTCAGGTTGTGTGGCGTGATTCAGTAAGACTTGGATGTGTTAGGGTTCAATGCAGTGACGGTTCGTGGTTCGTCACTTGTAACTATGATCCTCGAGGCAACTTTATTGGAGAGAGACCTTATTAG
- the LOC124921825 gene encoding basic form of pathogenesis-related protein 1-like, with the protein MGLYHLSLALVVTFMAMSMLPQLSTAQNSPKDYVDAHNAARAQVGVGPIVWDDNLAAFARSYASQRAGNCELRHSGGPYGENLAKGTPNLTGRGAVNLWIGEKPFYNYGSNTCVGGECRHYTQVVWRNSVRLGCARVQCNDGWWFVTCNYYPQGNFVGQRPY; encoded by the coding sequence ATGGGGCTTTACCATCTCTCACTAGCATTAGTTGTGACATTCATGGCCATGTCAATGCTTCCTCAACTCTCAACTGCCCAAAACTCCCCCAAAGACTATGTTGATGCCCACAATGCTGCTCGGGCTCAGGTGGGAGTCGGGCCCATTGTTTGGGATGATAACTTAGCCGCATTTGCTAGAAGCTACGCCAGCCAGAGAGCTGGAAACTGTGAGCTCAGGCATTCAGGTGGACCATATGGCGAAAACCTTGCAAAAGGGACTCCGAATCTCACGGGGAGAGGTGCGGTAAATTTGTGGATCGGGGAGAAACCCTTCTACAACTACGGATCTAACACATGTGTCGGAGGTGAATGCAGACACTATACTCAGGTTGTGTGGCGTAATTCAGTCAGACTAGGATGTGCTAGGGTTCAATGCAATGACGGTTGGTGGTTCGTCACTTGTAACTATTATCCTCAAGGCAACTTTGTTGGACAAAGACCTTACTAG